In one Palaemon carinicauda isolate YSFRI2023 unplaced genomic scaffold, ASM3689809v2 scaffold2126, whole genome shotgun sequence genomic region, the following are encoded:
- the LOC137636027 gene encoding uncharacterized protein: MMDILKGEGASGGTTASHGRQCVSEAEDGPLRGRRIEGDGGESSGWVSGEGQRRRSVGDGDDPRHRRGMGDGREEKWSNDGRKEGGRSGPRWRDYVDRRDIKSWLWKKFSDDKSSAKGDTHAKEDIAVSGSNVIDGEGYELSTFKGATPQTSTGSFVPFQEKSVTKSSVTKPVALKPVWYPPLPFTKPNLRSGSEGEKASSKSGNKTIDRSSLKSTKSGTATSVHRPGLLPKATKSENSEEFVQINANQLCRPVYQDVIRGTEASTASQLYEQQRQQEYQQRLKVHQQQKLQLYQALMKRRSQASAANPEPVLSSQGQQHVYNWTYLNQVGKAVNSEHSVQENKSVLKDQSNIYFMRRELQLGTQNKELQSQQQFKNQISAEVNSNKKWHDFSGQEQNVFQSSSTQNYNNFKQNSSNCTRPSWIKENNCNPIKQHTSFQEKTDEVGQSNYVQKHSMQDKESNQLTEQMSSKQTHSLSTKNEFGVNLSKNSASRPLPSTQTAYVAKMISNGSVVPWLQILQSQGNYSNQAAKDNAAQLMQGCMPTTSKQNEMPPSEKFSQSTKSGASDSYKQNFGDFCSSSQPPSSKYNLPVTSNTEIKGIAKGNVPIPVPRSFSLESNVLSHPTSVKSSVADVPKTHNVLSATSSCPTALMETKMTNSVDESSLSGPFNPFTDDFNPSSSNCMSLSTQSITKTSAPPPKPPRLHRFYDDHRIESKPSSKYLNTDAFSSKPVYLNPPATSKSFAGKHDPLTLPNTLSETSASQINPNSKSSLYSNEEKFGNASVEQFHKFSVRNSNQNLIKSDLPKAERVKSSYKMSSKPPNPRYCPLRSKMPPPKPKRTRRYSVNSKVLSHPVSHVRSCSPGPFIRQNILHGLLNESELSHLSKRKETSQLKPECKEKVMGTNRRGTLRRNSFRTGTRKQTLPRKGIMKHTNQKAGVAGQTVHGGRVQEQISHSTTVNQPLKSRVLSANKNENLTKPPIRDKGLEMFEERNRRLSLEEGSEDENMKEEKNGKVSLESFRREVVREGREKFMALEAKEGNIGAAPPSAEKVSPQETSEKANDMTKLQPPRHVRFGEVTKIYEFTEAARLRLAAGNRNLGAPMKYPLMRHRRVGSDPILIIPDPDPAPLCTPSDPLHGSLFSKARHSKETEYNSDTYVTMREIAEQPKVPGVYLDDNFQAVLWDKLHLKQIKDKLKSSSSCEDFSSSNDGLRNAYKAHCNAATSSASKKYQIYPKPWFIPSPHAPLQRSASDNIGSMCHPLYQKEEPRSSSFWHSKAQSDLAVEMSGCRSDDLPEMFADNPMYGQIYPDDVIPKTSKVSSATCKASVPHHTSDHVQTFLASSVTPLGSNHSKITEIARCACSECCQNIPKKNNFGRSDDDTCRPSAVHKLIASFDGPCLTRPSTCLNNPSNVQSASSFSTERSSPPQKVCYQMKQPLHRSPRFNRGYMHTHGFSNSSFHGNQRSTPSPPKRPPKFYISESESETEAASYPVEETCINVLRGINSKDSQDEPEWRVSILQALKSLEEGGKTRTAVSASVTMTKVVPPCHLKNWATDDDEETPDVTRRPALVRSLSGPDVLESCRAHNISVTRPSLTHRPIRHTSSQSCVSSMKCQDRFDIKKFRPRNPIVPPSDDRTRVTYANDPGLGSSSFDTAEAQHFYDQIKTPPQHLRTSSLGEDAAATVHPGVQQHSRAASLVQDYPSSVCENRCIRIACQVTSTANSEYPLATSSPKVPRRSID, encoded by the coding sequence ATGATGGATATTTTGAAGGGTGAAGGTGCGAGTGGAGGAACTACGGCTAGTCATGGAAGACAGTGCGTTTCTGAAGCTGAAGATGGGCCCTTACGTGGCAGGAGAATCGAAGGAGACGGAGGCGAATCTAGCGGATGGGTTAGTGGCGAAGGTCAAAGGAGGAGATCTGTCGGCGACGGCGATGATCCCCGTCATCGTCGCGGCATGGGCGATGGGCGAGAGGAGAAGTGGAGCAATGATGGTCGTAAGGAGGGAGGGAGAAGTGGACCAAGATGGAGAGATTATGTCGATAGAAGAGATATCAAGTCGTGGCTTTGGAAGAAGTTTTCCGATGATAAGAGTAGTGCCAAGGGAGATACTCATGCAAAAGAGGACATAGCTGTGTCAGGCAGCAATGTAATTGATGGCGAAGGTTATGAGCTGAGTACTTTCAAAGGTGCTACACCTCAAACAAGTACTGGATCTTTTGTTCCATTTCAGGAGAAGTCTGTTACAAAGTCGAGTGTAACGAAACCTGTTGCTCTGAAGCCTGTGTGGTATCCTCCCCTACCATTTACAAAACCTAATTTAAGGTCTGGATCGGAAGGAGAGAAGGCATCGTCAAAATCTGGTAACAAAACGATAGATAGATCAAGTTTAAAATCCACGAAATCTGGTACTGCTACTAGTGTGCATCGTCCTGGTTTGCTTCCTAAGGCTACAAAGTCAGAAAATTCAGAAGAATTTGTTCAGATTAATGCCAATCAGTTATGTAGACCTGTGTATCAAGATGTTATTCGTGGTACCGAAGCATCAACAGCATCACAGTTATATGAACAACAAAGACAACAAGAGTATCAGCAGCGCTTGAAGGTCCACCAGCAACAGAAGTTACAGTTGTACCAAGCTCTGATGAAGAGACGTTCTCAGGCCAGTGCTGCTAACCCGGAGCCGGTGTTATCTTCACAGGGTCAACAGCATGTGTATAATTGGACATACCTAAATCAGGTTGGGAAGGCAGTCAATAGTGAACACAGTGTCCAAGAGAATAAAAGTGTTTTAAAAGATCAGTCAAACATCTACTTCATGAGAAGAGAACTCCAATTGGGAACACAGAATAAAGAATTGCAGAGCCAGCAACAATTCAAAAATCAAATTTCTGCAGAAGTGAATAGCAATAAAAAATGGCACGATTTTTCTGGACAAGAGCAAAATGTTTTTCAATCCTCTTCAACTcaaaattataacaattttaaGCAAAATTCTTCAAATTGCACCCGCCCTAGttggataaaagaaaataattgtaatCCAATTAAACAGCACACTTCATTTCAGGAAAAGACAGATGAAGTGGGTCAATCCAACTATGTTCAGAAGCATTCTATGCAGGATAAGGAGTCCAATCAACTTACAGAGCAAAtgtcaagtaaacaaacacattctCTTTCAACAAAGAATGAGTTTGgagttaatttatctaagaatTCGGCTTCACGTCCCTTGCCCTCAACACAAACCGCTTACGTAGCCAAGATGATTTCCAATGGAAGTGTGGTTCCCTGGTTACAAATTCTTCAGTCTCAAGGAAATTATTCCAACCAAGCTGCTAAAGACAACGCAGCTCAACTGATGCAAGGCTGTATGCCAACAACCTCTAAGCAAAATGAAATGCCTCCATCAGAAAAGTTTTCACAATCTACCAAATCAGGTGCCTCTGACTCATATAAACAGAATTTTGGCGACTTCTGCAGTTCTAGCCAGCCACCATCCTCAAAATATAATTTACCCGTTACATCAAATACGGAAATAAAAGGCATAGCAAAAGGAAATGTTCCTATACCTGTTCCAAGATCATTCAGTTTAGAATCCAATGTGCTAAGCCATCCAACTTCAGTAAAATCATCTGTTGCTGATGTGCCTAAAACACACAATGTTCTCTCTGCTACATCAAGTTGCCCCACAGCTCTTATGGAaacgaaaatgacaaattcagTCGATGAGTCTTCTTTATCCGGTCCATTTAATCCTTTCACTGATGATTTTAACCCATCATCCTCAAACTGTATGTCCCTCTCAACTCAGTCGATTACTAAGACCAGCGCCCCGCCACCAAAACCCCCTCGTCTACATCGGTTTTATGATGACCATCGTATTGAAAGCAAGCCATCTTCAAAATATTTAAACACTGATGCTTTTTCAAGTAAACCTGTCTATTTGAATCCACCTGCAACCTCCAAAAGTTTTGCTGGAAAACATGACCCCTTAACTCTGCCAAATACTTTATCTGAAACTTCTGCTTCGCAGATCAATCCAAATTCTAAAAGTTCCCTTTATTCGAATGAAGAGAAATTTGGCAATGCTTCTGTTGAGCAATTCCACAAGTTTTCAGTGAGAAATTCAAACCAGAATCTAATTAAATCAGACTTGCCAAAGGCGGAAAGAGTAAAATCCTCCTATAAAATGTCTTCAAAACCTCCTAATCCAAGGTATTGTCCATTGCGTTCAAAAATGCCTCCACCGAAGCCAAAAAGGACCAGGCGATATTCTGTCAACTCTAAAGTTCTGAGTCACCCAGTTAGTCATGTAAGAAGTTGTTCTCCGGGTCCTTTTATAAGACAGAATATATTGCACGGTTTACTGAATGAAAGCGAGTTGAGTCATCTCTCAAAACGGAAGGAAACATCTCAACTGAAGCCTGAGTGTAAGGAAAAAGTTATGGGAACAAATAGGAGAGGTACTCTCCGACGCAACTCTTTCCGGACGGGCACTAGGAAGCAGACTCTTCCAAGGAAAGGTATAATGAAACACACTAATCAGAAAGCAGGAGTTGCTGGACAGACTGTCCACGGTGGCAGGGTTCAAGAGCAAATTTCTCATTCAACAACAGTTAACCAACCACTGAAAAGCAGAGTTTTATcagcaaataaaaatgaaaaccttACAAAACCACCAATTAGAGACAAGGGGCTTGAGATGTTTGAAGAGAGAAATAGAAGGTTGTCATTGGAGGAAGGTAGTGAAGATGAAAATATGAAAGAAGAGAAAAATGGCAAGGTATCATTAGAAAGCTTCCGGAGGGAAGTAGTTAGAGAAGGAAGGGAAAAATTCATGGCATTGGAAGCTAAAGAAGGGAATATCGGTGCAGCTCCTCCAAGTGCCGAGAAAGTATCACCGCAGGAAACAAGTGAAAAGGCAAATGATATGACGAAACTGCAGCCCCCTCGTCATGTGCGATTTGGTGAGGTGACAAAGATATACGAGTTTACAGAAGCTGCAAGGCTTCGCTTAGCTGCTGGTAATAGGAACCTTGGTGCTCCGATGAAGTATCCTCTGATGAGGCATCGAAGAGTAGGATCTGATCCCATCTTGATAATACCAGACCCTGACCCCGCACCATTATGCACTCCATCAGATCCTCTTCACGGATCTCTATTTTCTAAAGCACGCCATTCCAAAGAAACCGAGTACAATAGCGATACGTACGTCACAATGAGAGAGATTGCAGAACAGCCTAAGGTTCCTGGAGTGTACTTGGATGATAATTTTCAGGCAGTCCTTTGGGACAAGCTTCATCTTAAACAGATAAAGGATAAATTAAAGTCTTCATCAAGCTGTGAAGATTTTTCATCTAGTAACGATGGCTTGAGAAATGCATATAAGGCTCACTGCAATGCCGCCACATCTAGTGCATCTAAAAAGTACCAGATTTACCCGAAACCTTGGTTTATACCTAGTCCCCATGCTCCTTTACAGAGGAGTGCTTCTGATAATATTGGCAGTATGTGCCATCCTTTGTACCAGAAAGAGGAACCAAGAAGCTCTTCATTCTGGCATTCAAAAGCACAGTCAGATTTAGCAGTGGAAATGAGTGGTTGCAGGAGTGATGATCTACCAGAGATGTTTGCAGATAATCCTATGTATGGACAAATTTATCCCGATGATGTAATACCTAAAACTAGCAAAGTCTCCTCTGCCACTTGTAAAGCGAGTGTTCCACATCATACTAGTGACCATGTTCAAACATTTTTGGCCAGTTCTGTTACCCCTCTTGGATCAAATCACTCTAAAATAACAGAGATTGCAAGGTGTGCCTGTTCAGAATGTTGCCAAAATATTCCAAAAAAGAATAACTTTGGACGTAGTGACGATGATACCTGTCGCCCAAGTGCCGTTCACAAGCTCATTGCTTCGTTTGATGGGCCATGTCTCACTCGACCGTCAACCTGCTTAAATAATCCAAGTAATGTTCAAAGCGCTAGCAGTTTTTCTACCGAAAGAAGCAGTCCTCCTCAGAAAGTTTGCTATCAAATGAAACAGCCATTACACAGATCCCCCAGATTCAATCGAGGTTATATGCACACTCATGGCTTCAGCAATTCCTCCTTCCATGGCAACCAACGATCCACTCCCAGTCCTCCTAAGAGGCCACCAAAATTTTATATATCAGAATCTGAAAGTGAAACGGAGGCTGCAAGTTATCCAGTGGAAGAGACTTGTATCAATGTGCTAAGAGGAATTAATAGTAAGGACTCTCAAGACGAACCAGAGTGGAGAGTGTCAATCTTACAGGCCCTGAAGAGCTTGGAAGAAGGGGGCAAAACACGAACGGCTGTTAGTGCATCGGTAACCATGACCAAGGTAGTACCTCCTTGTCATTTGAAGAATTGGGCAACGGATGACGATGAAGAGACGCCCGATGTCACTAGACGCCCTGCGTTGGTCAGGTCACTCTCTGGCCCAGATGTCCTGGAATCGTGCAGAGCCCACAATATATCGGTCACTCGACCTTCCCTCACCCACAGACCTATTCGCCACACGTCCTCCCAATCTTGCGTATCCTCCATGAAGTGCCAGGACCGATTCGACATCAAGAAGTTCAGACCTCGGAACCCAATTGTCCCCCCATCGGACGACAGGACAAGGGTGACTTACGCCAATGATCCTGGCCTTGGATCCTCCAGCTTCGACACAGCAGAGGCGCAGCATTTCTACGACCAAATCAAGACGCCTCCACAGCACCTGCGTACATCTTCCCTCGGTGAAGATGCTGCAGCCACGGTGCATCCAGGTGTTCAGCAGCATTCTCGTGCAGCTTCTCTCGTCCAGGACTATCCGTCCTCTGTTTGTGAGAATCGATGCATAAGGATTGCTTGCCAAGTCACTAGCACGGCGAACAGTGAATACCCGCTCGCCACGAGTTCGCCCAAGGTTCCACGAAGATCCATAGACAG